One Purpureocillium takamizusanense chromosome 1, complete sequence genomic window carries:
- the STE23 gene encoding Insulysin (TransMembrane:1 (n11-18c25/26o1066-1087i)~MEROPS:MER0001218~COG:O~EggNog:ENOG503NUAC) has product MRHRARRDPPLLATVCSLDLSLTSSHELLERTRPLHLPLLPSPPFACPNRLIRRHAGALPLLLPLLSATITITGSGRRSIRQAAATRTKGAALLTPEFTLITATARACASSRRPDVATGRSTSCLVAIDLAPTSFPPCPLAALAARAQSHASVRWRIPPPAPVPEQQARNGAHGRRPRRPGHERRRRLSPATSSGFPFSPPWRPLSPPSSPNVASLWPGQRCCRSTMPTSPQTHGLAPGRQAPVVLLTDRLEKPSLDDRDYRVVRLENDLEALLVHDPETDKASAALDVNVGNFSDEDGMPGMAHAVEHLLFMGTKKFPIENEYGQYLSANSGSSNAYTASTSTNYYFDVAAKPNNDEAPSDSNPSPLREALDRFAQFFIEPLFLSSTLDRELRAVDSENKKNLQNDTWRLHQLEKSLSNPKHPYCHFSTGNFEVLKTIPESQGINVRDKFIEFHAKHYSANRMKLVVLGREPLDVLQKWVVELFSPIVNKKLPPNRWTDEVPFRPQDLGMQCFAKPVMDSRDLNLIFPFVDEEALFESQPSRYISHLIGHEGPGSIMAYVKSKGWANSLSAGAYPVCPGTAGIFEVQIRMTEEVCLAAFRVAEACSSVKPQGLKNYPEIVKIFFQYVSLLRESPPQEWIFDEQKGMADVDFKFRQKTPASRFTSRTSSVMQKPLPREWLLSGHSRLRTFDPELIRDALDKIRPDNMRMVIVSRNFPGSWDKKEKWYGTEYSHERIPSDVMEGLQQAMAVSPSTRLAELHLPHKNNFIPNKLEVEKKDVAEPAPAPRLLRNDSVARTWWKKDDTFWVPKANVMVSLKNPIIFATAENSVKARLFTELVRDALEEYSYDAELAGLQYTVCLDSRGLELDISGYNDKLPVLLEHVAVTLRDLDIKNERFDIVKERLTRGYDNWQLQSSYQQVGEYMAWLNAERDFVVEELAVDLQNITADAVRLFHKQMLAQLYIEVYAHGNMYKGEALKVTDMVESILKPRTLPRSQWPIIRSLVLPPGSNFVFNKTLKDPANVNHCVETFFYVADRSDQVARAKTLLIDQMVHEPAFDQLRTKEQLGYIVFSSMRVFATVCGFRFLVQSERTPEYLDRRIEAFLARFGQSLKDMSDAEFEGHKRSLINKRLEKLRNLDQEWSRHWTHISNEYYSFDQAKIDAEHVKGLTRAEMVDFFNQYLSPSSETRARISVHMHARGAGELDRKIIELLQSLGLHDVPRERRQNVGLLEGYLKDELKLPESERIDIASKAKELGLSQMTHNDEPGATTAGAVSAVDSAQEITDVRQFKAGLFASQGARPIKDLSEFEETDAKL; this is encoded by the exons ATGAGACACCGCGCAAGGCGTGATCCACCTCTGCTGGCAACCGTGTGCTCCCTCGACCTCTCCCTCACCAGCTCGCACGAGTTACTTGAACGGACACGCCCGTTGCATCTCCCGCTGCTCCCATCACCGCCGTTTGCCTGCCCCAATCGCCtcatccgccgccacgctggtgcactgccgctgctcctgccgctgctgagcGCCACGATCACAATCACAGGCAGTGGCCGACGGAGCATCCgccaggccgcggcgacgcgtACAAAAGGCGCTGCCCTCCTGACCCCTGAGTTCACGCTCATCACCGCTACCGCCCGAGCTTGCGCTTcttcccgccgccccgacgtcGCCACAGGAAGAAGCACATCGTGTCTCGTCGCCATTGACTTGGCCCCGACATCGTTCCCACCTTGTCCGCTAGCCGCTCTCGCTGCACGGGCCCAATCCCACGCCTCTGTTCGGTGGCGCATCCCCCCACCAGCGCCAGTACCCGAACAGCAAGCGCGCAACGGGgctcacggccgccggccccgacgTCCAGGCCACGAGCGTAGACGTCGCCTCTCGCCGGCGACTTCATCTGGCTTCCCCTTCTCACCACCTTGGCGACCGCTCAgcccgccctcttcgcccaACGTCGCCTCGCTCTGGCCAGGTCAGCGCTGTTGTCGTTCCACGATGCCCACCTCTCCTCAGACGCATGGGTTGGCCCCTGGCCGCCAGGCCCCTGTCGTTCTCCTGACGGACCGCTTGGAGAAGCCATCTCTGGACGACCGCGATTATCGTGTTGTTCGGCTCGAGAAtgacctcgaggcgctgctggtgcatGATCCGGAGACGGACAAGGCTAGCGCCGCTCTAGACGTCAACGTTGGAAACttcagcgacgaggatggcatgCCAGGAATGgcgcacgccgtcgagcat CTGCTCTTCATGGGCACCAAGAAATTCCCCATCGAAAACGAGTATGGCCAATATCTGTCCGCCAACTCAGGCAGCTCCAACGCCTACACTGCCTCCACCTCAACCAACTACTACTTCGACGTTGCGGCGAAGCCGAACAATGACGAGGCCCCTTCCGATTCCAACCCCTCTCccctgcgcgaggccctcgaccgcTTTGCCCAGTTCTTCATAGAGCCCTTGTTTCTGTCCAGCACCCTCGACAGGGAGCTGAGAGCTGTCGACTCGGAGAACAAGAAGAACCTGCAGAACGATACCTGGCGGCTCCATCAACTCGAAAAGTCGTTGTCTAACCCGAAACATCCGTATTGCCATTTCTCGACCGGCAACTTCGAGGTTCTCAAGACGATTCCTGAGTCACAGGGCATCAATGTCAGGGACAAGTTCATTGAGTTCCATGCCAAGCACTACTCGGCCAACCGCATGAAGCTCGTCGTTCTCGGTCGCGAGCCCCTTGACGTTCTGCAGAAATGGGTCGTCGAACTGTTTTCGCCAATCGTCAACAAGAAGCTCCCCCCCAACCGGTGGACAGACGAGGTCCCCTTCCGACCCCAAGACCTTGGAATGCAATGCTTTGCGAAGCCTGTCATGGACTCGAGAGATTTGAACCTGATTTTCCCCTTTGTTGACGAGGAAGCGCTGTTCGAGTCGCAGCCCAGCAGGTACATCAGCCACTTGATTGGGCACGAGGGGCCTggcagcatcatggcctACGTCAAGAGCAAAGGGTGGGCGAACAGCTTGTCTGCTGGCGCGTACCCCGTCTGCCCCGGGACCGCCGGGATCTTTGAAGTGCAAATCCGCATGACTGAAGAGGTATGTCTTGCCGCGTTTCGTGTTGCCGAAGCGTGCTCATCCGTGAAACCACAGGGCTTGAAGAACTACCCCGAGATCGTCAAAATCTTTTTCCAATACGTTTCGCTGCTGCGAGAGTCGCCACCACAAGAGTGGATATTTGACGAGCAAAAGGGCATGGCCGATGTTGATTTCAAGTTCAGGCAAAAGACCCCGGCCAGTCGGTTCACAAGCCGGACTAGTTCAGTGATGCAGAAGCCACTCCCCCGCGAGTGGCTGCTCAGTGGCCATAGCCGTCTCCGGACTTTTGACCCCGAATTGATCAGAGACGCCCTGGACAAGATTCGGCCCGACAACATGCGCATGGTCATCGTGTCCCGAAACTTCCCTGGGTCCTGGGACAAAAAGGAGAAGTGGTACGGTACTGAGTATAGCCATGAGAGAATACCGTCCGATGTCATGGAGGGGCTTCAGCAGGCCATGGCTGTGTCCCCGTCGACCCGCCTTGCGGAGCTGCACCTCCCGCACAAGAACAATTTCATCCCCAACAAGCTTGAGGTCGAGAAGAAGGATGTGGCGGAACCTGCACCCGCCCCGCGCTTGCTGCGCAACGATTCCGTTGCCCGGACTTGGTGGAAGAAGGACGACACGTTCTGGGTGCCCAAGGCCAACGTTATGGTCAGCCTCAAGAACCCCATTATCTTCGCCACCGCGGAGAACAGCGTCAAGGCGAGACTCTTCACAGAGCTGGTACGAGACGCCCTGGAGGAGTATTCCTACGACGCAGAGCTCGCTGGGCTGCAGTACACGGTATGTCTCGATTCACGCGGCCTAGAATTGGACATTTCCGGATACAACGACAAGCTTCCCGTGCTCCTGGAGCATGTCGCTGTCACcctgcgcgacctcgacaTCAAGAACGAGCGCTTCGACATCGTCAAGGAGCGCCTTACCCGTGGCTATGACAATTGGCAGCTGCAGTCATCATACCAACAAGTTGGCGAGTACATGGCATGGCTCAACGCGGAACGCGACTTTGTCGTCGAAGAGCTTGCCGTAGATCTGCAAAACATCACCGCGGATGCAGTCAGGCTATTCCACAAGCAAATGCTGGCACAGCTCTACATCGAGGTGTACGCACACGGCAATATGTACAAGGGTGAGGCGCTCAAGGTGACGGACATGGTCGAGTCCATTCTCAAGCCTCGCACCCTTCCGCGGTCGCAGTGGCCCATCATCCGATCTCTGGTCCTCCCGCCCGGGTCGAACTTTGTTTTCAACAAGACCCTGAAAGATCCAGCCAACGTGAACCATTGCGTTGAGACGTTCTTCTACGTCGCTGACCGGAGCGACCAAGTCGCTCGCGCAAAGACGTTACTGATCGATCAAATGGTGCACGAGCCTGCCTTTGATCAGCTCCGGACCAAGGAGCAGCTTGGGTACATTGTCTTCTCAAGCATGCGCGTCTTCGCTACTGTTTGTGGCTTCCGCTTCTTGGTGCAGAGCGAGAGAACCCCCGAGTATTTGGATCGTCGGATCGAAGCCTTCCTGGCGCGTTTCGGGCAGTCTCTCAAGGATATGAGCGATGCCGAATTCGAAGGCCACAAGAGGAGTCTCATCAACAAGCGTCTGGAAAAGCTGAGGAATCTGGACCAGGAATGGTCCAGGCATTGGACTCATATCTCGAATGAGTACTACAGCTTCGATCAGG CCAAAATCGATGCGGAACACGTCAAGGGCTTGACCAGAGCCGAAATGGTCGACTTCTTCAACCAGTACCTCAGCCCAAGCTCGGAGACGCGAGCGAGGATCTCTGTGCACATGCACGCCCGAGGtgccggcgagctggaccgcAAGATCATAGAGCTACTCCAGTCACTCGGTCTGCACGACGTTccgcgggagcggcggcagaacGTAGGCCTCCTCGAAGGCTACCTGAAGGATGAGCTGAAGCTCCCCGAGAGCGAGAGAATTGACATCGCCTCGAAGGCGAAGGAGCTCGGGCTCAGCCAAATGACGCACAACGATGAGCCAGGCGCAACAACGGCCGGAGCCGTGTCAGCCGTAGACTCTGCCCAGGAGATCACTGATGTGCGCCAATTCAAGGCTGGCCTCTTTGCCAGCCAGGGAGCCAGGCCGATCAAGGACCTGAGCGAGTTTGAGGAGACCGATGCCAAGCTATAG
- a CDS encoding uncharacterized protein (COG:S~EggNog:ENOG503P5E4), with the protein MAPETPKGVSSRLLTMKFMQRAAASASSAGSPDSEAPSSKKRKLEHSPAQGCINLNIDQALIQAALDQEEATRQTALERHSTTDTHWVLDNQWSKAKPTRTASNPLNVVYVGYGDFDSANESGDNEDVADKGRTSTKPPPPTTKKGATSQGKDGDESDSDEESSNEHSSSDDEGPRRKRRKGTSGDNTPPSRDRSRSQSRSRHNAEGIKAKEFRDKRKKKEVRINQLTSISGGGGTMSSNRSMKCYTCQQVGHKASDCPQRPQRRK; encoded by the exons ATGGCTCCAGAAACTCCAAAAGGAGTCTCTTCGAGGCTCCTGACGATGAAGTTTATGCAGAGAGCAGCGGCCTCTGCATCATCGGCTGGGTCGCCAGACTCCGAGGCCCCGTCCTCCAAAAAGCGGAAGCTCGAGCACTCCCCCGCTCAGGGCTGCATCAACCTAAACATCGACCAAGCCCTCATCCAGGCCGCTCTCGACCAGGAGGAAGCCACGCGCCAAACGGCGCTTGAGAGGCATTCGACTACCGACACTCACTGGGTCTTGGACAACCAGTGGAGCAAAGCGAAACCGACACGGACGGCCAGCAATCCTCTAAACGTGGTCTACGTGGGCTACGGGGACTTCGATTCGGCAAATGAGTCGGGCGACAACGAAGATGTGGCCGACAAGGGCCGAAcatcgacgaagccgccgccgccgaccacaAAGAAAGGGGCG ACATCGCAGGGCAAGGACGGAGATGAATCTGACAGTGACGAGGAAAGCTCCAACGAGCACTCCTcaagcgacgacgagggacCCAGGCGCAAGCGGAGAAAGGGAACCTCGGGCGACAACACACCTCCATCACGGGACCGGTCTCGCTCGCAATCGCGCTCCAGGCACAACGCGGAAGGCATCAAGGCCAAAGAGTTTCGAGACAagcggaagaagaaggaggtTCGGATAAACCAACTGACCTCCATTTCTGGAGGCGGAGGTACAATGAGCAGCAACAGGTCCATGAAATGCTACACATGCCAACAGGTTGGCCACAAAGCATCGGACTGTCCTCAGCGACCGCAGCGCAGGAAATGA
- a CDS encoding uncharacterized protein (EggNog:ENOG503P5RA~COG:C), whose translation MAASQLRTIGAFARSLRRAPRAFSTSSRYLEAAAVPATTKAETAVEEAREIGQAPNRADVWSRSQKPRTTAMTGPRFEQTDFDLQPQPLSAMEMVHKQPVQWTHSRVVACEGGGGPAGHPRIFINTDKPEIAVCNYCGAPFANEHHRKHLEALPETSYPL comes from the exons ATGGCCGCTTCCCAATTGAGGACAATTGGCGCCTTTGCGCGCAGtctgcgccgcgcgccgcgcgccttcAGCACCTCCAGCCGAtacctcgaggccgccgccgtgcccgcgacCACCAAGGCCGAgaccgccgtcgaggaggccaggGAGATTGGCCAGGCGCCGAACCGAGCGGACGTCTGGTCCCGGAGCCAGAAGCCGCGAacgacggccatgacggggcCGCGGTTTGAGCAGACGGACTTTGACCTACAG CCTCAACCTCTGTCCGCGATGGAGATGGTCCACAAGCAGCCCGTGCAGTGGACGCACAGCCGAGTCGTCGCgtgcgagggcggcggcggcccggccggccacccTAGAATCTTCATCAACACCGACAAGCCCGAAATCGCCGTCTGCAACTACTGCGGCGCGCCTTTT GCCAACGAGCACCACCGCAagcacctcgaggccctgcctGAGACCTCATACCCGCTGTAG
- a CDS encoding uncharacterized protein (EggNog:ENOG503NWUG~MEROPS:MER0047718~SECRETED:SignalP(1-20~SECRETED:cutsite=ALT-GK~SECRETED:prob=0.3375)~COG:O) → MVRTAALLASLLAAASSALTGKVSLGDGDTREFVPGGYIFEFEDGHDASAVLQDINTIGTTRMHLDYKLFKGVSVELHNVKTAMAATMNMASHPAVKNVWPIEVHPMPKPAGLKIIKAKDLLAVAPEQHGLVARDGNTTFHKDTFSTHVMTQVDKLHAEGITGKGIKVAVIDTGVNYKHPALGGCFGKGCLVSFGTDLVGDDYTGSFSKVAPDDDPDDCNGHGTHVSGIIAAQQNKLNFLGAAPDVTLGMYRVFGCSGGVANDILISAFNKAYEDGADIITASLGGAGGWSESPWGVVVSRIVDRGVPCTIAAGNDGKNGLFYPSSAGDANGVISVSSFENTIDPELGLLSSFTMDDGEDEQMGYFVAPDRPNWPGTPMPIYPLSLNTSVEDDACEPLPDDTPDLAGRVVLVRRGTCYFTDKATNVVAKNGSYILFYNNAPGPFAPSVGGAPDQLLAAGMLTAEQGEAFVAAHKAGHNISVTIVSPQYSKGFSIVGSVNHKIGGAVNTFTSWAPTWEMHFKPHVGAPGGQIISTWLGNDYAAEDGTSMATPMVASILALIAQVRGKLDPVALTNLISAYAKPQVWNDGQGFYQKLAPPPQQGAGLIQAYDAAHATTLLEPSSLSFNETAHLAKKLSFKLTNSGAQKVSYTIAQVSALTMYTLGTDGVYPMAFPNEIADAHATLAFSEQKITLRPGASKVVTVSARPPQGLDEGRLPVWSGYVTINGTDGSALSMPYQGLSGSLHTKAVLTQGHVGVASYKNLTLVEDGHVFILPAPVSAQSSDVIGIYANFALGSPKVRCDIVPMTTCPPKNITVDDPLGDTFKTVGQPAGWPLRYVPRGGNLQPWDGQLDGGIYAPPGKYKFVIRALRLFGDETKLEEWDKDTSTSFYIKYQS, encoded by the exons ATGgtgcgcacggcggcgcttctGGCGTCGcttctggcggcggcctcgtccgcaCTCACGGGCAAAGTCTCACTTGGCGATGGAGACACCCGGGAGTTTGTCCCTGGCGGATACATCTTTGAGTTCGAGGACGGCCAT GATGCCTCGGCCGTGCTTCAAGACATCAACACCATCGGCACCACGCGCATGCACCTGGACTACAAGCTCTTCAAGGGCGTCTCGGTGGAGCTGCACAAcgtcaagacggccatggccgcgacgaTGAACATGGCCTCCCACCCCGCCGTCAAGAATGTGTGGCCGATTGAGGTGCACCCCATGCCCAAACCCGCGGGCCTCAAGAtcatcaaggccaaggacctcCTGGCCGTGGCCCCGGAACAGCACGGCCTCGTGGCGCGCGATGGCAACACTACCTTTCACAAGGACACCTTCTCCACGCATGTCATGACCCAGGTCGACAAGCTACacgccgagggcatcacgGGCAAGGGCATCAAGGTTGCCGTCATCGATACCGGG GTCAACTACAAACACCCGGCCCTCGGTGGCTGCTTCGGCAAGGGATGCCTCGTCTCCTTCGGGACCGACCTGGTCGGCGATGACTACACCGGCAGCTTCTCCAAAGTCGCCCCAGACGATGACCCTGATGACTGCAACGGCCACGGAACCCACGTGTCCGGCATCATTGCCGCCCAGCAGAACAAGCTGAATttcctcggcgcggcgcccgatgTCACCCTGGGCATGTATAGGGTGTTTGGGTGttcgggcggcgtggccaaCGACATCTTGATTTCTGCGTTCAACAAGGCCtatgaagacggcgccgacatcatcaccgcTTCGCttggtggtgccggtggTTGGTCCGAAAGCCCCTGGGGTGTCGTTGTTTCTCGCATCGTCGATCGAGGCGTACCGTGCACCATTGCggccggcaacgacggcaagaaCGGCTTGTTCTATCCCTCGTCCGCTGGTGACGCCAACGGCGTGATCAGCGTCTCCTCCTTCGAGAACACCATCGACCCCGAGCTGGGACTCCTCTCATCCTTTACCAtggatgacggcgaggatgaacAAATGGGCTATTTCGTCGCGCCCGACCGCCCCAACTGGCCAGGAACGCCGATGCCCATCTACCCCCTCAGTCTGAATACCAgcgtcgaggatgatgcGTGTGAACCCCTCCCAGACGATACGCCCGATCTGGCCGGACGTGTCGTTTTGGTCCGCCGGGGTACCTGTTACTTTACAGACAAGGCCACCAACGTGGTGGCCAAGAACGGATCGTACATTCTCTTCTACAACAACGCTCCAGGCCCTTTCGCACCGTCGGTCGGGGGCGCCCCAGATCAactgctggcggccggcatGCTCACCGCTGAGCAAGGCGAGGCGTTTGTCGCCGCCCACAAGGCAGGGCACAACATTTCCGTCACCATAGTTTCCCCGCAGTATTCCAAGGGCTTCTCCATCGTGGGTTCCGTCAACCACAAGATAGGCGGTGCCGTCAACACGTTTACGTCCTGGGCTCCGACCTGGGAGATGCATTTCAAGCCACACGTCGGAGCGCCGGGCGGCCAGATCATCTCCACGTGGCTTGGCAACGActacgccgccgaggatggcacGTCCATGGCCACGCCCATGGTTGCCAGCATCTTGGCTCTCATTGCTCAGGTCCGCGGCAAGCTTGACCCCGTGGCCTTGACGAATCTCATCTCGGCCTACGCGAAGCCCCAAGTCTGGAACGACGGGCAGGGCTTCTACCAAAagctcgcgccgcctccccagCAGGGAGCCGGGCTCATCCAGGCctacgacgccgcccacgcgaCTACCCTTCTCGAGCCCTCAAGCCTCTCTTTCAACGAGACGGCCCATCTGGCGAAGAAGCTTAGCTTCAAGCTCACCAACTCGGGGGCGCAGAAAGTGTCCTACACCATCGCACAAGTCTCCGCGCTCACAATGTACACCCTGGGCACTGATGGAGTATATCCCATGGCCTTTCCAAACGAGATTGCCGACGCACACGCCACGCTCGCTTTCTCGGAGCAAAAGATCACGCTGCGGCCAGGAGCTTCCAAAGTCGTCACCGTGTCAGCCCGGCCGCCTCAGGGTCTGGACGAGGGACGCCTCCCAGTCTGGTCCGGTTACGTGACCATCAACGGCACAGACGGTTCCGCGCTGTCCATGCCGTACCAGGGCCTCTCGGGCTCACTGCACACAAAGGCCGTCCTGACCCAgggccacgtcggcgtcgcttCGTACAAGAACCTGACGCTCGTAGAGGACGGGCACGTTTTCATCTTGCCGGCCCCGGTCTCCGCACAGTCTTCAGACGTAATCGGCATCTACGCAAACTTTGCCCTGGGAAGCCCCAAGGTGCGGTGCGACATCGTCCCCATGACAACCTGCCCGCCCAAGAacatcaccgtcgacgaccccCTCGGCGACACATTCAAGACGgtcggccagcccgccggGTGGCCCCTGCGATACgtcccgcgcggcggcaatcTCCAGCCCTGGgacgggcagctcgacggcggcatctaCGCTCCCCCCGGCAAGTACAAGTTCGTGATccgcgccctgcgcctcTTCGGGGACGAGACCAAGCTCGAGGAGTGGGACAAGGACACCAGCACGAGCTTCTACATCAAGTATCAATCTTGA
- a CDS encoding uncharacterized protein (EggNog:ENOG503P1R9~COG:S), protein MPPRQPSTAGISTTTTIALLLVLFVALFPDLFHLVWTLPLSLVSRAATTLRSSSRPAPPTLTTTTTTIMSSSSSSSWTQKQFTLQPRSRGSYLITDQVAAAVPEIRNYKVGLLNLFVQHTSCALSLNENWDEDVREDMSDALDRIAPAEGPKGQALYRHDAEGPDDMPAHIKSALIGASVTIPIKDGKLATGTWQGIWYLEFRASKHQRRVVATIQGEKM, encoded by the exons ATGCCGCCCCGCCAACCATCAACAGCCGGCATCtcgacaaccaccaccattgcgctcctcctcgtcctcttcgtcgccctgTTCCCGGACCTCTTCCACCTCGTCTGGACACTGCCGCTCAGCCTCGtgagccgcgccgcgacgacgctccgTTCCTCATCCAGGCCCGCGCCACCTACCCtcaccactaccaccaccaccatcatgtcgtcgtcgtcgtcgtcgtcgtggacgCAGAAGCAGTTCACGCTCCAGCCCAGGTCCCGCGGCTCCTACCTCATCACGGACCaggtcgcggccgccgtgcctgaGATTCGCAACTACAAGGTCGGGCTGCTGAACCTCTTTGTGCAACACACGAGCTGCGCACTGAGCCTCAACGAAAACT GGGATGAGGACGTCAGGGAAGACATGAGCGACGCCCTCGATCGCATTGCCCCCGCCGAAGGGCCCAAGGGTCAGGCGCTGTACCGCCATGA CGCAGAAGGGCCCGACGACATGCCG GCTCACATCAAGTCTGCCCTGATCGGGGCCAGCGTCACCATTCCCATCAAAGACGGCAAGCTG GCAACGGGAACTTGGCAAGGGATCTGGTACCTCGAGTTCAGGGCCAGCAAGCATCAGCGACGCGTCGTGGCCACGATCCAGGGCGAAAAGATGTAG
- a CDS encoding uncharacterized protein (COG:A~EggNog:ENOG503NWZ2) encodes MSTIPPSALQSGFPPTIPLPFNSRQPEKVTLYPLSNYTFGVKETQPEEDPSVIARLKRLEEHFAEHGMRRTCEGILVCHEHNHPHILMLQIANAFFKLPGDYLRPEDDEVEGFKARLDERLAPVGRIGEGEEAGDWEVGECLAQWWRPNFETFMYPFVPAHVTRPKECKKLYFIHLPKQKVLSVPKNMKLLAVPLFELYDNTARYGPQLSAIPHILSRYNFEFVDDDGNVVAVTPGAGAPEGYVPKTKVLAGDDTDMKENEENGTQ; translated from the exons ATGTCAACGATCCCACCGTCGGCGCTCCAGTCGGGCTTCCCGCCCACCATTCCCTTGCCCTTCAACTCGAGGCAGCCGGAAAAGGTGACGCTCTACCCGCTGTCCAACTACACGTTCGGCGTCAAGGAGACGCAGCCCGAGGAGGACCCCTCGGTCATTGCGCGCCTGaagcgcctcgaggagcacTTCGCCGAGCACGGCATGCGCCGCACCTGCGAGGGCATCCTCGTCTGCCACGAGCACAACCACCCGCACATCCTCATGCTGCAGATCGCCAATGCCTTCTTCAAGCTTCCCGGCGACTACCTGcggcccgaggacgacgaggtcgagggcttcaaggcgcgcctcgacgagcgcctggcccccgtcggccgcatcggcgagggcgaggaggccggcgactGGGAGGTGGGCGAGTGCTTGGCGCAGTGGTGGAGGCCCAACTTTGAGACGTTCATGTATCCGTTTGTGCCCGCCCACGTAACCAGGCCCAAGGAGTGCAAGAAGCTCTATTTTATTCATCTGCCAAAGCAAA AGGTCCTGAGTGTCCCCAAGAACATGaagctgctcgccgtgccCCTCTTCGAGCTCTACGACAACACGGCCCGCTACGGCCCGCAACTCTCGGCCATCCCCCACATCCTCAGCCGCTACAACTTCGAgttcgtcgacgacgacggcaatgTGGTGGCCGTCACgccaggcgccggcgcgccggaAGGCTACGTGCCCAAGACAAAAgtcctcgccggcgatgaTACGGATATGAAGGAGAATGAGGAGAACGGAACGCAGtga